The following DNA comes from Flavisolibacter ginsenosidimutans.
TATGATGATAGAAAACAGGAGATAGGCAGTAAGGTGCCGGAGAAAAAAAGGAGTTTTTTCTCTCAAATGCGTCAATCGCCGTCCGTCTTCTAACCTCAGGCATCCTACATCCTACATCCGCTATCTGTCATCCATCATCTTCCTTTCGCATCGTAAAAGTCCCATTCCGCTTTCCGTTCATCTACGATGCTGTGTGTAAATTCCATATGCAAAAAAATGGGCAATCTTGCCCTTGCCGGCCTAACCCAAACGGAGTAGTTTTGTGGCAGAAGTTGATTGATAGCAGTATCAATCTATCCAATGCCTTGAAAAGCCGAATCTATCCAAAATCCTAAAATACCGTCCAGTAAGTTTTTTAGAATCCTGTTCCGTGAAAGCCATCTAAAATCTAATATCAGTCAACTTCTTTCTTTCGTTTTTTTCAAATCCATCATACCCGCTCCGTTTTATTATCCAATTGTGCCAACGTATTTCTGATCCTGTTTAAAACCGGCAGGCGACCAACTTTTGTCCGCATGAACATCCGGCAGTTGGTGCGTTTAACGAACGGTCCCCTTTTGAGGGGATTTTTTCTTTGTGTCGTTAAAACATGCGTAATGAGTGCGGCTGTGCTTAATTTCATTGCGGATTTGGCATCGCTGTTAAGCAAACGTTTGCCGCTTTCGTATTTTACGCATTGCTGATCATTCATTACTCATTTCCATGTCTCACGTTGATGTTGTTAGCGATATTCTATCGGCGGCTTTAAAAGCTTATCCCGAATCTGATTTTGTGCAGAGTCTTTCGCACCAATACCTCGTGCGGGGAAGTTTGAGCAAGCGCCAACTGGAAGGCTTGTACAAAAAAGCGGAACGCATCAAAGGACTTCCGCCAAACAAATTAGCCACACTGGAAGCTATCATCCTTAAGCGGCCAAAGAAATACAAATCATCCTTGCCGGTTTCGGAACCTCTGTTTAAAAAAGACGAGGCTTCGATCAAAATGATTGAAGAGATTTTGGCCAAATACCCGCAACACAAAAGAGTGCTTTTCTTCCAGGCAAAATGCATGAATAACGAAGACCTGTCACCAACGGAAACAACCGAACTGGCAAAGTTTCACAAGCTGCTCATAAAGTAATTTTCAAAACAATTCTCCTTGAATCTTTTTCTTTTCCTCTGTTTTATTTGCCTGGGCGTAGCCGCATCGGTGCTGGCGAAAAAGTTAACCTTAGCGGCTGCGTTAACCGGCGGTGCTTTGGGTGTAATTATATTTTTTGGTGTAGAATGGATGGGCATTGCGTTAATGGCTGCTTTCTTTTTACTGGGTACGCTGGCAACATCCTGGAAAAAAAATACAAAGCAAACCCTGGGAATCGCACAAGAGAATAAAGGACGAAGAAGTGTTGGGCAAGTGTTGGCAAACGGCGGCGTTGCGGGTTTGCTTGGACTGCTTTCTGTCCTCTTTCCGCAATACGCACCAACGTTTTTATTGTTGATGGCTGCATCTTTTTCTTCAGCAACAGCCGACACCGTTTCTTCGGAATTAGGCAGCGTGTACGGACGAAAATTTTACGACATTCTTTCGTTTAAAAAAGGCCGCCGCGGCGCCGACGGTGTCATCAGTGTGGAAGGAATTTTCTTTGGTCTTGCGGGAAGTGCAATTGTTGCTACGGTATATGCAATTGGCAGCGGATGGCGTCGCGAATATTTATGGATTGTTGTTGCCGGAACAATCGGCAATCTTGCTGATTCTTACCTTGGCGCAACCCTAGAGCGAAGAGGCATTATGGGGAACGATGCCGTTAATTTTTTAAACACGGCAATTGCCGCTTTATGTGCTTTTTTACTTCTCTACATTTAAGCCGGACTGTTGATCAATACGTAAAGCATGAGTGCAATAAACCCGATGCAAAGAAGTGAGATGGACAGATTGCGAAGAAGCTCTGCAGGCTTGGCAAGAAGCAATTTTTTTGTAAGGGCTTTCATTGTTGATGGCTTTAAAAGGAATTGTGTTTCTAAAATAAAGAAGGCATTAGCAAACACAAAGCCACAGGGTTACAGTTTTTAAAAATTGCGTACTACTGCGCAACCGCTTATCGGAAAACTACGACAACCGCAAAGCCGCTTGCTTTACCTTCGTCCTTTTTTCAATGTTTATGCGAAAAGAAGCTTT
Coding sequences within:
- a CDS encoding DUF92 domain-containing protein, encoding MNLFLFLCFICLGVAASVLAKKLTLAAALTGGALGVIIFFGVEWMGIALMAAFFLLGTLATSWKKNTKQTLGIAQENKGRRSVGQVLANGGVAGLLGLLSVLFPQYAPTFLLLMAASFSSATADTVSSELGSVYGRKFYDILSFKKGRRGADGVISVEGIFFGLAGSAIVATVYAIGSGWRREYLWIVVAGTIGNLADSYLGATLERRGIMGNDAVNFLNTAIAALCAFLLLYI